In Neoarius graeffei isolate fNeoGra1 chromosome 17, fNeoGra1.pri, whole genome shotgun sequence, a single window of DNA contains:
- the LOC132864796 gene encoding uncharacterized protein LOC132864796 isoform X1 has product MFCLCRKQDLYSTVDDAELDRMVIDIHRRHPNTGYKLMRGHLNARGVHVPSSRVLESLRRVNAEGVHMRRLRLRVSRRRQYSVPGPNSLWHIDGNHKLIRWRFVIHGGVDGFSRLVVYLTVAGNNGASTVLRSFMTAVEQYGLPSRVRSDKGGENADVAEFMIRSRGADRNSHITGRSVHNQRRPQEMVPVIHVLSLLVFSKL; this is encoded by the exons ATGTTTTGTTTGTGCAGAAAGCAAGACCTTTATTCAACTGTGGACGATGCTGAGTTGGACCGCATGGTTATTGACATCCACAGAAGACACCCAAACACCGGGTACAAGCTCATGCGTGGTCATCTAAATGCAAGAGGTGTGCATGTTCCAA GCTCAAGAGTACTAGAATCTCTACGCAGAGTCAATGCAGAAGGAGTTCACATGAGACGTTTAAGGCTGCGTGTGTCAAGGCGAAGGCAGTATTCTGTACCTGGCCCGAATTCCTTGTGGCATATAGATGGGAATCATAAGCTCATCAG gtggAGATTTGTTATCCATGGAGGGGTGGACGGATTCAGTCGTCTTGTGGTCTACCTCACTGTGGCTGGCAATAATGGAGCCAGTACGGTCTTACGGAGCTTCATGACTGCTGTTGAGCAGTATGGACTGCCGTCAAGGGTACGGTCTGATAAAGGGGGAGAGAATGCAGATGTCGCAGAATTTATGATCAGAAGTAGAGGTGCCGACAGGAATTCACACATCACTGGAAGAAGTGTCCACAATCAGCG AAGACCACAGGAGATGGTTCCAGTAATCCATGTCCTCAGTCTGTTGGTCTTCAGCAAACTGTGA
- the LOC132864796 gene encoding uncharacterized protein LOC132864796 isoform X2, whose amino-acid sequence MFCLCRKQDLYSTVDDAELDRMVIDIHRRHPNTGYKLMRGHLNARGSRVLESLRRVNAEGVHMRRLRLRVSRRRQYSVPGPNSLWHIDGNHKLIRWRFVIHGGVDGFSRLVVYLTVAGNNGASTVLRSFMTAVEQYGLPSRVRSDKGGENADVAEFMIRSRGADRNSHITGRSVHNQRRPQEMVPVIHVLSLLVFSKL is encoded by the exons ATGTTTTGTTTGTGCAGAAAGCAAGACCTTTATTCAACTGTGGACGATGCTGAGTTGGACCGCATGGTTATTGACATCCACAGAAGACACCCAAACACCGGGTACAAGCTCATGCGTGGTCATCTAAATGCAAGAG GCTCAAGAGTACTAGAATCTCTACGCAGAGTCAATGCAGAAGGAGTTCACATGAGACGTTTAAGGCTGCGTGTGTCAAGGCGAAGGCAGTATTCTGTACCTGGCCCGAATTCCTTGTGGCATATAGATGGGAATCATAAGCTCATCAG gtggAGATTTGTTATCCATGGAGGGGTGGACGGATTCAGTCGTCTTGTGGTCTACCTCACTGTGGCTGGCAATAATGGAGCCAGTACGGTCTTACGGAGCTTCATGACTGCTGTTGAGCAGTATGGACTGCCGTCAAGGGTACGGTCTGATAAAGGGGGAGAGAATGCAGATGTCGCAGAATTTATGATCAGAAGTAGAGGTGCCGACAGGAATTCACACATCACTGGAAGAAGTGTCCACAATCAGCG AAGACCACAGGAGATGGTTCCAGTAATCCATGTCCTCAGTCTGTTGGTCTTCAGCAAACTGTGA